GACAATTAGCTCTGTTTATAAGCACTGTCGTTGACACATGGAAATGAAAGAGTTCACTGACAAGCCTGTTTGAATTCCATTGCTAATCCAATCAGCTGCACTGAAGCACCTGAACCCGTTtctcaaatgaatgaatgtggatATTTATGACATGTCGTAATGCATGTTGTTCTTCATCAGGTTATTTTCACATATTGTATTATaacaaaacatggaaaaactgcacatacatactgtacattaaatagTTTGCATACTCTACGTTGGTGGAGTCTCATCTGTATTTCTCAGCGAGTACTGCTGCAAAAGCTGACAGGTACTTGTCCATAGCGGCGTGTAAAACCTCGGTAAAGTCTTCACCCATGTGAACGGCCAATGAGACGAGCATACATTGTGAGAAATGCTAAAGGAGAAGACACAAAAAGGAGTGCAGTGAAACAATGCTGAAGCAATTCAGTAAAAACTTGAGGTCATTACAAACTGCTTACTTTTATTGTTACGTTACTACATTTTTCCTCAAGAATGTGCAACAACATCATTTTGATTCCCTGTCGCTAGCCAAAACACAAAGAACTTTCAACATGCAATCTGTCTTATGTATTGTTTATGTTGATAAAAAATACTTTCTGCTATTTGCGGTAACTGTTGCACAAAATCCTACGaaattctcatgagaacagACTTCTTAATGAGCAGCCACTTTGACCCGGACACGGCCATGTTCATGACATTTCAACACATGCATCACTCTCAGTACAAACTGGTCCAGACACCTTGAAGTTCGACGGGTCTATCCGCAGCAGGTAGGCATGCAAAGTCTGCAGAGGGGCCAGAGTTACCGTCAGCTGGCTGATGTTTTGGGCCCCGTCGGCTATGGCTAGAACGATCTTCTTCCCGTGGGTGAAGAGATGATTGGATCCTGGACTGATGTCAAGGTGGGAAAAGTATGTCTTGCTGCCAGGGAAGGTTGTAAACATTCTGGAAAGGGCAGGAGACACACAACCAAATGAGACATaaacattcaaaataataaaacctTTGCATCATCGCCATGATTCACAGGATACTTTAAATATACCTTAAACTAGCAGgaccaattgtttattttaccccAGTATTAACCATCGCATATTGTAGGGGATAATTTTgacccattttgacatttgacacgAATAAAATAACCTAAATGTCATACTTTCACAttgaaatttgatgactttccCCAGAGTGACccaaattatacaaaaatatttataaatgtcATTTTCCTGTGTCTGCCAAAATCTATTTTAGAATGACCAGTGTGTGTTAATTAGAACAAAATGGCGGTTCTAGTGGGAATCTTGAAAGTGTGAAACTGTACATGCCATAAATTAGTGTATCTTTTAAATGGGAAAGTGTTCAAGAGGGAGCTTACAACAGTCCCGAGAACTATCTGTGTTACCATTACATTTGTATAATTTCTCACAGTGCAATGCACCTGTCGCTCTTTAAGGGTCATGGGGAATCCAgaatcaataaaacaacaaaaaaactttatgagaatgacaaaaaaaatcaacataagGAGCAAAAGTCATGCAGAGGTCAGAGAAGCCTTCACACAGGCATGCGATCCTCACATGCCAAAGCCTGTAAAAATACTTTTCCTTTTCTCAATACATTGTTTAAGGATTCATCATCAATTTAGTAACGTCAGAGAGGCTATTTATACATTTCGAAAAGACCTAGTTCGTAATTTGATATAGGCCATTATTATGAGGATATTCTTGACCCAGGTCAAAATTCACCCAGAAGATACTACGTGTACATAGGGAATGAACAGTGTGAAACGGTTAAGAAATGGAATCCGCTATAGGCGGAATGTCATGTGACCAAATCCGGAAAAcaggatagctgacttcctgtgtacgCTACGCTAACGAACGTTACTAGGATTGATGACacgattgtttgaagccgaacttgctcAAATTTAGTTTTCCTTACGGCTGGTGTCTTACGACAAAAGTTGAAGATGTATATACCATTTATTTATCATAAATACGATATGATCTATGCAAACACAAGAATGAAGTCTATCATCGGCAATTGTCATCTTTgatggctctgtggtgacatcttgtgttaaaaaaaaaccaacaacaacaatgtcgACGTTTTAAGTTCTCACAGGTGCTATGTCACGGTCCTCCCTCCCGCCATTCACCTCATCGAGGAGGAAGGCCAGagtaggttgcgcatatacTGGATGGACCGATACTGTTGTCGATTATTTGTAAGGtcatttatttgattgattgatttgtaaCAAATAGAGTGCAAAGTTGAAGAGgggaaagagaggaaaaaaagaacaaaatgatggaCAACAGCAACAATAACAGAACGGGTACTTTCACGCCAATGTGATAAATTTACAGTGCTGACATTAAGTTCCAGTCAACTcaacttttattcatttatttataaagcacttcAAGTACAAGCACAGCTGAAAACCAAGTGCTGTACACAGATACGAATCaaatttgaagaaataaaaacaatttcagacaaaacaattaaaacaaacagaGAAAGAATAAAAACGCTAACACAGATGCTTAAGCTgggttgaaagaaaaagaataaaaatgggttttaagacaggattttaaaaatggacactGAGGGGGCTTCTCTGATGCGCACAGGGAGGTCATTCCATAACGTGATACCAGCGACAGCCGTTTGAGCAACTATATCCATACTTGTGATATTCAGTTTAAGGTTCATTTACCAGTAccttctttgtcctcactagtaagaaaATTCAGCGCAGTAGTAGAACAAATGTGTCTTCCTAGTAATGTTAATTAATAATGCTAATTAATAAACTACTATGCTACTCTAGCAGCGCTACCCAACTACTGTAGTAGAGATGTGTCACACAGTAGTACGGAAAGCCGTTTaagcatttacagtatttgatatccttgatatccaccTTAAGGTCCATGAATGTTACAAGGAAGCCAAAACTGCCCACATTATAAAATGCCAAGCTAAGTTGACTTTTAGGCTACTGCCTAGCATCCAAATGCTGATTTGTCAAGGTCAATTTATTTCACATTGAGCGGCTTTCATTTTTAAAGGCAATACGGAGGTGAGTTATTGAATCTTTTGTCAACGTTTCATATGCTCATACTTTTATCACCAAAACCATACGATGTCGCATCACGTTAACATTCTTCATCCAATATTGCATTAAGCAATTATTGTTGTATTCGGATTTTGGGCAAGGTTCGAACTTACCTAAGAAGCGCATCAGCTCCAATGCATTCAGCCACAGGAGTCAGTCGGCTCCATGCGCCTTCAAGTAGTTCTTTCTCCTTCTTGGACAGCATTGCGAGCTGCTGCACATGGGAAAAATAAGTGGTCCAACTGCTGGCTATCAAATggagatttgttgttttttttctttcaacgcaacaaaaataaacacataaatatGGTGTTAATAAACTGCTTTGTCACGACACAAAGAAAACGACATCGTAAAGATGAATTATTTCCTTCTTTCCGAGGTAAACTTGGAGTAGTGGTAAAGGGCGCACAGTAGTAGGGGTGTTTTCCCTGGCCTGTGTTATCAGAGAACAACATGTGGGTGGGGGCTCCATGCCTCCTTGCTATCTTATGTGCATCACTTGCATGTGCATATGTCTTCCGTATTGTGTGTGGCAGCTGCAGTGGAGTTTCCCATAGGTTGTCATTACACTCCAAGAGCTTCATTTCCAC
The sequence above is a segment of the Phycodurus eques isolate BA_2022a chromosome 19, UOR_Pequ_1.1, whole genome shotgun sequence genome. Coding sequences within it:
- the hbae4 gene encoding hemoglobin subunit alpha-D-like: MLSKKEKELLEGAWSRLTPVAECIGADALLRMFTTFPGSKTYFSHLDISPGSNHLFTHGKKIVLAIADGAQNISQLTVTLAPLQTLHAYLLRIDPSNFKHFSQCMLVSLAVHMGEDFTEVLHAAMDKYLSAFAAVLAEKYR